In Kiloniellales bacterium, the following proteins share a genomic window:
- a CDS encoding PAS domain-containing sensor histidine kinase: MPDQAERLRALGNAGRSDGGSEAPHWGSIMGLRSLVTQMPSAVVCLDEAFKISLFNERAEALFGYRSDDVLHKSFSVLLAPVPPKGRQEVLDELLGSERGQSAETTKAFTAVHRNGEEFQAEMQIRRIAEPDWQAVVLVLRDIRHRQIAEEALITAKNEAEIANRAKSEFLANMSHELRNPLNAIIGFSEIIQNEALGPVGQPDYRDYAENIQISGRHLLKLINDILDLSKIEVGKLALNEDRFKVGDIIHACIALMGGQAREAGVDLQQETAQSLPTIYADERMLRQILINLLSNAIKFTPEGGSVRVQAWDHADDGLVLQVADTGIGMTLEDIPRAMIRFAQTPSPVTRKFEGNGLGLPLTKSLIELHGGSLDLQSKVDVGTTVTVRLPAERIVREG; this comes from the coding sequence ATGCCGGACCAGGCCGAGCGGCTGCGCGCCCTCGGGAACGCCGGGCGGTCGGATGGAGGTTCCGAGGCGCCCCATTGGGGCAGCATCATGGGTCTGCGGAGCCTGGTGACCCAGATGCCCTCCGCCGTCGTCTGCCTGGACGAGGCTTTCAAGATCAGCCTGTTCAACGAACGGGCCGAGGCGCTTTTCGGCTATCGCTCCGACGACGTCCTGCACAAGTCCTTCAGCGTGCTCCTGGCGCCGGTGCCGCCGAAAGGCCGCCAGGAGGTGCTCGACGAACTGCTCGGGTCCGAGCGGGGCCAATCGGCCGAAACAACCAAGGCCTTTACCGCCGTTCACCGGAACGGCGAGGAATTCCAAGCCGAGATGCAAATACGCCGGATCGCCGAGCCGGACTGGCAGGCCGTGGTCCTGGTCCTGCGCGACATCCGTCACCGCCAGATCGCCGAGGAGGCGCTGATCACCGCGAAGAACGAGGCGGAGATCGCGAACCGGGCGAAGTCCGAGTTCCTTGCCAACATGAGCCACGAGCTGCGCAATCCGCTCAACGCCATCATCGGCTTCTCCGAGATCATCCAGAACGAAGCCCTGGGGCCGGTCGGCCAGCCGGACTACCGCGACTACGCGGAGAACATCCAGATCTCCGGACGTCACCTGCTGAAGCTGATCAACGACATCCTCGACCTGTCCAAAATCGAGGTGGGCAAGCTGGCGCTGAACGAGGACCGCTTCAAGGTGGGCGATATCATCCACGCCTGCATCGCCCTGATGGGCGGCCAGGCGCGCGAGGCCGGCGTCGACCTGCAGCAGGAGACCGCGCAGAGTCTGCCCACGATCTACGCCGACGAACGCATGCTGCGTCAGATCCTGATCAATCTCCTGTCCAACGCGATCAAGTTCACCCCCGAGGGCGGCAGCGTCCGCGTCCAGGCCTGGGATCATGCCGACGATGGCCTGGTGCTCCAGGTCGCGGACACAGGGATCGGCATGACCCTGGAAGACATCCCCCGCGCCATGATCCGCTTCGCCCAGACACCCAGCCCCGTGACCCGCAAGTTCGAGGGTAACGGCCTCGGCCTGCCGCTGACCAAGTCGCTGATCGAGCTCCACGGCGGCTCGCTCGATCTTCAGAGCAAGGTCGACGTCGGCACGACGGTGACCGTGCGCCTGCCGGCCGAACGCATCGTCCGCGAAGGCTGA